In Eschrichtius robustus isolate mEscRob2 chromosome 11, mEscRob2.pri, whole genome shotgun sequence, the following proteins share a genomic window:
- the ADAMTS8 gene encoding A disintegrin and metalloproteinase with thrombospondin motifs 8, with translation MPRAAPRWPPLLLLLPLLPLLPPPPPPLARGAPARPAGGGPASALVVPTRLPGGAGELALHLSAFGRDFELRLAPDASFLAPEFKIERLGGSGGAAGREQQLRGCFFSGTVNGEPESLAAVSLCRGLSGSFLLDGEEFTIQPQGAGGSLHRPHRLQRWGPGRAAAAEAQPLPGAPEGEAEKGEGQRQEEAEEEEEEEEEEEEDEQGKEEETEGASEPPPTLGATSRTKRFVSEARFVETLLVADASMAAFYGADLQNHVLTLMSVAAHIYKHPSIRNSINLMVVKVLIVEDERWGPEVSDNGGLTLRNFCSWQRRFNQPSDRHPEHFDTAILLTRQNFCGKEGLCDTLGVADIGTICDPSKSCSVIEDEGLQAAYTLAHELGHVLSMPHDDSKPCARLFGPLGKHHMMAPLFVHLNKTLPWSPCSAMYLTELLDGGHGDCLLDAPTSALPLPTGLPGRRALYELDQQCKQIFGLGFRHCPNTSAQDICAQLWCHMDGAEPLCHTKNGSLPWADGTPCGPGSLCLDGSCLPQEEVEKPKAVVDGGWSPWGPWGECSRTCGGGVQFSHRECEDPEPRNGGRYCLGRRAKYQSCHTEECPPDGKSFREQQCEKYNAYNYTDVEGNLLQWVPKYAGVSPRDRCKLFCRARGRSEFKVFEAKVIDGTPCGPETLAICVRGQCVKAGCDHVVDSPRKLDKCGVCGGKGNSCRKVSGSLNPSSYGYSDIVTIPAGATNIDVKQRSHPGVQNDGNYLALKTADGQYLLNGNLAISAVEQDILVKGTILKYSGSITSLERLQSFWPLPEPLTVQLLTVPGEVFPPKVKYTFFVPNDVNFSIQSSKERATTNVIQPLLNAQWVLGDWSECSSSCGAGWQRRAVECRDPRGQASTTCDEALKPEDGKPCGSQPCAL, from the exons ATGCCCCGCGCCGCCCCCCGGTGGCCGccgctcctgctgctgctgccgctgctgccgctgctgccgccgccgccgccgccgctcgccCGCGGCGCCCCGGCCAGGCCTGCAGGCGGGGGGCCGGCCTCGGCGCTGGTGGTGCCCACGCGGTTGCCGGGCGGCGCGGGCGAGCTTGCGCTCCACCTGTCCGCCTTTGGCCGCGACTTCGAGCTGCGCCTGGCGCCCGACGCCAGCTTCCTGGCGCCCGAGTTCAAGATCGAACGCCTCGGGGGCTCCGGCGGGGCGGCCGGGCGCGAGCAGCAGCTGCGCGGCTGCTTCTTCTCGGGCACGGTGAACGGGGAGCCCGAGTCGCTGGCCGCCGTCAGCCTGTGCCGCGGGCTGAGCGGCTCCTTCCTGCTGGACGGCGAGGAGTTCACCATCCAGCCTCAGGGCGCGGGGGGCTCCTTGCACCGGCCGCACCGCCTGCAGCGCTGGGGGCCCgggcgcgccgccgccgccgaagCCCAGCCCTTGCCCGGAGCGCCCGAGGGGGAGGCGGAGAAGGGAGAGGGTCAGAGGcaggaggaggcggaggaggaggaggaggaggaggaggaggaggaggaggacgagcaGGGCAAAGAAGAGGAGACAGAAGGCGCCAGCGAGCCGCCGCCGACCCTGGGGGCCACGAGCAGGACCAAGCGGTTTGTGTCTGAGGCTCGCTTCGTGGAAACGCTGCTGGTGGCCGACGCGTCCATGGCTGCTTTCTACGGAGCCGACCTGCAG AACCACGTCCTGACGCTGATGTCTGTGGCGGCCCACATCTACAAGCACCCCAGCATCAGGAACTCCATCAACCTGATGGTGGTGAAGGTGCTGATCGTGGAAGATGAGAGATGGGGCCCCGAGGTGTCCGACAACGGCGGGCTGACGCTGCGCAACTTCTGCAGCTGGCAACGGCGCTTCAACCAGCCCAGCGACCGGCACCCCGAGCACTTCGACACGGCCATCCTGCTCACCAGACAG AACTTCTGCGGGAAGGAGGGCTTGTGTGACACCCTGGGCGTGGCGGACATTGGCACCATCTGTGACCCCAGCAAGAGCTGCTCCGTGATCGAGGACGAGGGCCTGCAGGCGGCCTACACTCTGGCCCACGAGCTCG GGCACGTCCTCAGCATGCCCCACGACGACTCCAAGCCCTGTGCTCGGCTCTTCGGGCCCCTGGGCAAGCACCACATGATGGCGCCCCTCTTCGTCCACCTGAACAAGACGCTGCCCTGGTCCCCCTGCAGCGCCATGTACCTCACGGAGCTCCTGGACGGCGGGCACG GAGACTGTCTCCTGGACGCCCCTACCTCGGCCCTGCCTCTGCCCACAGGCCTCCCAGGCCGCAGGGCCCTCTACGAGCTGGACCAACAGTGCAAGCAGATCTTTGGGCTGGGCTTCCGCCACTGCCCCAACACCTCTGCTCAGGACATCTGTGCCCAGCTCTGGTGCCACATGGATGGCGCCGAGCCCCTTTGCCACACGAAGAACGGCAGCCTGCCCTGGGCGGACGGGACGCCTTGCGGGCCTGGGAGCCTCTGCTTGGATGGCAGCTGCCTGCCTCAGGAGGAAGTAGAGAAGCCCAAG GCCGTGGTGGATGGAGGCTGGTCCCCGTGGGGACCCTGGGGAGAATGTTCACGGACCTGCGGAGGAGGAGTACAGTTTTCACACCGCGAGTGCGAGGACCCCGAGCCTCGGAACGGAGGGAGATACTGCCTGGGTCGGAGAGCCAAGTACCAGTCGTGCCACACGGAGGAGTGCCCCCCTGATG GGAAGAGCTTCAGGGAGCAGCAGTGTGAGAAGTACAATGCCTACAATTACACGGACGTGGAGGGGAACCTGCTGCAGTGGGTCCCCAAGTACGCAGGGGTGTCCCCCCGGGACCGCTGCAAGCTCTTCTGCCGAGCCCGGGGGCGGAGTGAGTTCAAAGTGTTCGAAGCCAAG GTGATCGACGGCACCCCGTGCGGGCCCGAGACTCTGGCCATCTGTGTCCGTGGCCAGTGTGTCAAGGCTGGCTGTGACCACGTGGTGGACTCGCCTAGGAAGCTGGACAAATGCGGCGTGTGCGGCGGCAAAGGCAACTCGTGCAGGAAGGTGTCCGGTTCCCTCAACCCCTCCAG TTATGGCTACAGTGACATCGTCACCATCCCAGCTGGCGCCACTAACATTGACGTGAAACAGCGGAGCCACCCAGGGGTCCAGAACGACGGCAACTACCTGGCCTTGAAGACCGCCGACGGGCAGTACCTGCTCAATGGAAACCTGGCCATCTCCGCCGTGGAACAGGACATCCTGGTGAAGGGCACCATCCTCAAGTACAGCGGTTCCATCACCTCCCTGGAGCGGCTGCAGAGCTTCTGGCCCCTGCCTGAGCCCCTGACCGTGCAACTCCTGACAGTCCCTGGGGAGGTCTTTCCCCCCAAAGTCAAATATACCTTCTTTGTCCCTAATGACGTGAACTTCAGCATACAGAGCAGCAAAGAGAGAGCGACGACCAACGTCATCCAGCCCCTGCTCAACGCGCAGTGGGTCCTGGGAGACTGGTCTGAGTGCTCCAGCAGCTGCGGGGCCGGCTGGCAGCGGCGGGCGGTGGAGTGCCGCGACCCCAGAGGCCAGGCCTCCACCACCTGCGACGAGGCTCTGAAGCCGGAGGATGGCAAGCCGTGCGGAAGCCAGCCGTGCGCCCTGTGA